The following proteins are co-located in the Methylomonas sp. 11b genome:
- the trxB gene encoding thioredoxin-disulfide reductase — translation MAAAKHCKLLILGSGPAGYTAAVYAARANLNPVMITGMQQGGQLTTTTEVDNWPGDVEGLQGPDLMERMRLHAERFNTEIIFDHIHTADLSQKPFTLTGDAGVYTCDALIIATGASAKYLGLDSEEAFKGKGVSACATCDGFFYRNKPVAVIGGGNTAVEEALYLSNIASEVIVVHRRDKFRSEKILSDKLIEKSKSGNVRIEWNHELDEVLGDEMGVTGLRIKNSQDGSTKDLDVHGVFIAIGHTPNTDIFTGQLKMEHGYIVVNSGIHGNATATSVPGVFAAGDVMDSHYKQAITSAGAGCMAALDVEKYLDELAG, via the coding sequence ATGGCTGCCGCAAAACATTGCAAACTTTTAATCCTAGGTTCCGGCCCGGCCGGTTACACCGCAGCCGTTTACGCCGCGCGCGCCAATCTGAATCCGGTGATGATCACCGGCATGCAACAAGGCGGCCAATTGACCACCACCACTGAAGTGGACAACTGGCCCGGCGACGTGGAAGGCTTGCAAGGCCCGGATTTGATGGAACGGATGCGTCTACACGCAGAACGCTTCAACACCGAAATCATTTTCGACCATATTCATACCGCCGATCTGTCGCAAAAGCCGTTTACCTTGACCGGCGACGCCGGCGTCTACACCTGCGATGCCTTGATCATCGCCACCGGCGCGTCGGCCAAATATTTGGGACTGGACTCCGAAGAAGCTTTCAAAGGTAAAGGCGTTTCCGCCTGCGCCACTTGCGACGGCTTCTTTTACCGCAATAAACCGGTCGCGGTGATCGGCGGCGGTAATACTGCTGTGGAGGAAGCCTTGTACTTGTCCAACATCGCCTCCGAGGTGATCGTGGTGCACAGACGCGACAAATTCCGTTCCGAGAAAATCTTGTCGGATAAACTGATCGAAAAATCAAAATCCGGCAACGTGCGCATTGAATGGAATCATGAGCTCGACGAAGTATTGGGCGACGAGATGGGCGTTACCGGTCTGCGCATCAAAAACAGCCAAGATGGCTCGACCAAAGACCTGGATGTGCATGGCGTGTTCATCGCCATCGGCCACACACCGAATACCGATATTTTTACCGGTCAATTGAAAATGGAGCACGGTTATATTGTGGTGAACAGCGGCATTCACGGCAACGCCACCGCGACCAGTGTACCTGGTGTATTCGCGGCTGGCGACGTGATGGACTCGCATTATAAACAAGCCATCACCTCGGCCGGTGCCGGCTGTATGGCAGCTTTGGATGTGGAAAAATATCTGGATGAATTGGCCGGCTAG
- a CDS encoding DNA translocase FtsK yields the protein MVAVVEEKAARGYREIALLGFSSCALFFLIALVTFNSNDPGWSHSTSYQSISNACGLFGAWLADFVLSFLGLMAYLIPIMIFWYGYILFQGSRQAGGQWALASRSAGFLATTVSGSAILFLHLHFLRTKVDLPESPGGILGREIGDALVHLLGNSGSTLLLLAIFMTGVTLFTGLSWLTMMAFIGKCAMTACSVVGRQAVEVPERYRADKSVRPESAKEAKKPRSQQPEVKTEERAKKPQIQVLETAQPSPAAAVRPLRRKDSKPVDDMEPGAYINALPTLSLLDKREIKVKRYSKLELEEISRQVEDVLQDYGIAAEVEAVLPGPVITRFELRLAAGVKVSRISSLAKDLARGLSVTSVRIVEIIEGKSVIGLEIPNQEREMVSLRDLLVSDEFERAKSKLSIAMGKDISGTPVVADLGKMPHALVAGTTGSGKSVAINTMILSLLYKSKPEDVRMIMIDPKMLELSVYEGIPHLLTPVVTDMKDAQNALRWAVAEMERRYKLMSKVGVRNLAGYNQAVREADAAGQPIRDPLFRPETPVALEDYPLLDTLPSIVIVIDELADMMMVVGKKVEELIARLAQKARAAGIHLVLATQRPSVDVLTGLIKANVPTRISFQVSSRIDSRTIIDQGGAEALLGNGDMLFLPSGTSIPLRAHGAFVDDHEVHRVVEFLKKTGPTNYLDEITQERTDSGEVAGLDSEDSESDALYDEAVAFVTESRKASISSVQRRFKIGYNRAARIIEDMENAGVVSMPETNGSREVLAPPPR from the coding sequence ATGGTTGCTGTTGTGGAAGAGAAAGCCGCGCGAGGCTATCGCGAAATCGCATTACTGGGATTTTCGAGTTGTGCGTTGTTTTTTTTAATTGCCCTAGTCACTTTTAACTCCAACGATCCGGGTTGGAGCCATAGCACATCGTATCAATCCATCAGCAATGCCTGCGGTTTGTTTGGCGCTTGGCTGGCGGATTTTGTCCTGAGTTTCCTGGGCTTGATGGCTTACCTGATTCCCATCATGATTTTCTGGTATGGCTACATCTTGTTTCAAGGCTCGCGCCAGGCCGGCGGGCAGTGGGCGCTGGCATCGCGCTCGGCAGGTTTTCTGGCTACAACAGTTTCCGGTTCGGCGATTCTGTTTTTGCATCTGCATTTTCTGCGCACCAAAGTAGATTTACCTGAGAGTCCGGGCGGCATTCTGGGGCGGGAGATCGGCGATGCCTTGGTGCATTTGTTAGGCAACTCCGGCTCTACCTTATTGTTACTTGCGATTTTCATGACCGGTGTCACCTTGTTTACCGGCTTGTCCTGGCTGACGATGATGGCCTTTATCGGTAAATGCGCCATGACTGCCTGTTCGGTGGTGGGCAGGCAGGCGGTAGAGGTGCCAGAGCGTTACCGCGCAGACAAATCGGTGCGACCTGAGTCTGCAAAAGAAGCCAAGAAACCACGTAGTCAGCAACCTGAAGTTAAAACCGAAGAACGCGCGAAAAAACCGCAGATTCAAGTACTGGAAACCGCACAACCTTCCCCTGCCGCCGCGGTTAGACCTTTGCGCAGAAAAGACAGCAAGCCTGTCGACGATATGGAACCCGGCGCCTATATCAACGCCTTGCCAACCTTGTCTTTACTTGATAAGCGCGAAATCAAGGTTAAACGTTACTCCAAATTAGAGTTGGAAGAAATTTCCCGGCAGGTGGAAGACGTGCTGCAGGATTACGGTATCGCCGCCGAGGTGGAAGCGGTTTTGCCTGGTCCGGTTATCACGCGTTTTGAATTGCGTTTAGCGGCCGGCGTGAAAGTGAGCCGTATCAGTAGTTTGGCCAAGGACTTGGCGCGAGGTCTGTCGGTGACCAGTGTGCGTATCGTCGAGATCATCGAAGGCAAGTCCGTCATCGGTTTGGAGATTCCCAATCAGGAACGGGAAATGGTTTCGCTACGCGATTTGTTGGTGTCCGACGAGTTCGAGCGCGCAAAATCCAAGCTCAGCATTGCCATGGGCAAGGATATTTCCGGTACGCCGGTGGTGGCCGATTTGGGCAAAATGCCGCATGCGCTGGTGGCTGGTACCACGGGTTCCGGTAAATCGGTAGCGATCAATACCATGATTCTCAGCTTGCTTTACAAATCCAAGCCGGAAGACGTGCGGATGATCATGATCGACCCGAAGATGCTGGAACTGTCTGTGTACGAAGGCATTCCGCATTTGCTGACGCCAGTTGTTACGGACATGAAGGACGCACAGAATGCTTTGCGTTGGGCCGTGGCGGAAATGGAGCGTCGTTACAAATTGATGTCCAAAGTCGGGGTGCGGAATCTGGCCGGTTATAACCAGGCGGTCAGAGAAGCGGACGCTGCTGGTCAGCCGATTCGCGATCCTTTGTTCCGTCCCGAAACCCCTGTGGCCTTGGAAGATTATCCGCTATTGGACACGCTACCCAGCATTGTCATCGTCATTGACGAGTTGGCCGACATGATGATGGTGGTTGGTAAAAAGGTTGAAGAACTGATTGCGCGTTTGGCGCAAAAAGCTCGTGCAGCAGGTATCCATTTAGTGTTGGCGACGCAAAGACCTTCCGTGGATGTCTTGACCGGTTTGATTAAAGCCAATGTACCTACTCGAATTTCTTTCCAGGTATCGTCGCGCATCGACTCCCGGACTATTATCGACCAAGGCGGTGCGGAAGCCTTGCTGGGTAACGGCGACATGCTGTTCTTGCCGTCCGGCACCAGTATCCCGTTGCGTGCTCACGGGGCGTTTGTGGATGATCATGAAGTGCATCGCGTGGTCGAGTTTTTGAAAAAAACCGGTCCGACCAATTATCTGGACGAAATCACCCAGGAACGTACCGATAGCGGCGAAGTCGCCGGCTTGGATAGCGAAGACAGCGAATCCGATGCGCTGTACGATGAAGCGGTGGCGTTTGTGACCGAATCCCGTAAAGCCTCAATTTCCAGCGTGCAACGCCGTTTCAAAATCGGTTACAACCGCGCTGCCCGAATTATCGAAGATATGGAAAATGCCGGCGTCGTTAGCATGCCGGAAACCAACGGTTCTCGCGAGGTGTTGGCACCACCTCCTCGCTAA
- a CDS encoding SemiSWEET transporter, with amino-acid sequence MDLIPELIGYLAATLTTASFLPQAIMTFKTRDTDSLSLGMYSMFTLGVLLWLIYGIFLANVAIIVANAITFLLAAAILCFKIHNLLRK; translated from the coding sequence ATGGACCTAATCCCCGAGCTGATCGGTTATCTGGCGGCGACCTTGACGACTGCCTCTTTTCTGCCGCAAGCGATTATGACCTTCAAAACTCGCGATACTGACTCCTTATCGCTAGGCATGTACAGCATGTTTACCTTGGGGGTGTTGCTGTGGTTAATTTATGGTATTTTTCTGGCGAACGTAGCCATCATCGTTGCCAACGCTATTACGTTTTTGCTGGCAGCGGCTATTCTGTGCTTTAAGATTCACAATCTACTGCGTAAATGA
- a CDS encoding GntR family transcriptional regulator — protein sequence MPSSVSSNIEIKADTSAANDSSAFIEKIRPDTGISEPVYKQLQRRITDMIQSGELGDGISLPSERALAEALDLSRTTVRRCYEELRAQDCIATHGRAGVTVKAPPSRINPEMGKLKGFTEEMRELGITPSTQILEHKIVVDRTIASIFNRPASTRFLRLVRVRLGDGMPLSRELAWYDLTVAPALADWDGEGSAYQYLETHCDLGLVHAEQSIEAVLSDEVEAAVFGFDQPGPCLLLKRKTYADNGQIVEYVEGTFRGDAYTYRVNLKIRPS from the coding sequence ATGCCTTCCAGTGTTTCCAGCAATATCGAAATAAAAGCCGACACTTCCGCCGCCAATGATAGCAGCGCTTTCATTGAGAAAATTCGCCCGGATACCGGTATTTCGGAGCCTGTCTACAAGCAATTGCAAAGACGCATTACCGATATGATTCAGTCCGGCGAGCTCGGTGATGGTATTAGTTTGCCATCCGAGCGGGCTTTAGCGGAAGCGCTGGATCTCAGTCGCACTACGGTGCGGCGTTGTTACGAAGAATTGCGGGCTCAGGATTGTATTGCTACTCATGGCCGCGCCGGCGTCACAGTCAAAGCGCCACCTTCGCGGATCAATCCGGAGATGGGTAAGTTGAAAGGCTTCACTGAGGAAATGCGCGAGCTGGGAATTACCCCGTCCACGCAGATTCTCGAGCACAAGATTGTCGTCGATAGAACTATCGCGTCCATTTTTAATCGTCCCGCCTCTACTCGATTTCTACGTTTGGTAAGGGTGCGCTTGGGAGACGGTATGCCGCTGTCGCGCGAACTGGCTTGGTATGATTTAACTGTAGCGCCGGCTTTAGCTGATTGGGACGGCGAAGGATCTGCTTATCAGTACCTGGAGACCCACTGCGACTTGGGCTTGGTCCATGCTGAGCAATCCATAGAAGCAGTGCTGAGCGATGAAGTGGAAGCCGCCGTATTCGGTTTTGACCAGCCGGGTCCCTGCTTATTGTTGAAACGTAAAACTTATGCCGACAACGGCCAGATCGTGGAATATGTCGAAGGCACGTTTCGCGGCGACGCCTATACCTACCGGGTCAATCTGAAAATCCGGCCGAGTTAG
- a CDS encoding ribokinase, translating into MSILVLASYVHAHCLHVEHLPCSGESMQATGLLKEHGGKGLNVGLATHRLGAEVAMLLPLGMDAVADNVITLLKDEGVDDRWLLRTGPQSGFGVGFIGPNGENFLAVYPGANALLSAEHIEQNLAALPDLDLIYAQFEIPEAPIRKAFEIARQRGIRTMLNPSPWRQPDPGLLKLTDILVVNETEAASLFGRGENEISVEQWLNSLSTWSEHIAWSGELLVVTLGEAGCVALTKDNVVYQPAWPVAALDATGAGDAFSAGLATALLNNLSLTEALSRACACGALVAKHHGVLGCLPSQAEIDNFMQTNPRPKAG; encoded by the coding sequence GTGTCCATCCTAGTTTTAGCCAGCTATGTCCATGCCCACTGCCTGCATGTTGAGCACCTGCCCTGTTCGGGCGAATCCATGCAAGCTACCGGCTTACTTAAGGAGCACGGCGGTAAGGGTTTGAATGTCGGTTTAGCCACGCATCGGCTTGGCGCTGAGGTGGCAATGCTATTGCCGCTGGGAATGGATGCTGTTGCGGACAATGTGATTACATTACTTAAGGATGAAGGAGTGGACGACCGCTGGCTTCTAAGAACGGGACCGCAATCCGGTTTTGGTGTCGGTTTTATTGGCCCAAACGGCGAGAATTTTTTGGCCGTTTATCCAGGTGCCAACGCCCTGCTAAGTGCAGAACATATCGAACAGAACTTGGCCGCGCTTCCCGACCTAGATTTGATTTACGCCCAGTTCGAAATCCCGGAAGCGCCGATCCGCAAAGCCTTTGAGATCGCACGTCAGCGCGGCATCCGCACCATGTTAAATCCGTCACCCTGGCGCCAACCTGATCCTGGCTTGTTAAAGCTAACCGATATTTTGGTGGTAAACGAAACCGAAGCCGCTTCATTATTCGGCCGAGGCGAAAATGAAATTAGTGTGGAACAGTGGCTAAATAGCTTATCCACGTGGTCGGAACACATTGCGTGGTCCGGGGAACTGCTGGTGGTAACGTTAGGTGAAGCGGGATGCGTGGCCTTAACGAAAGATAACGTCGTATATCAACCGGCTTGGCCTGTTGCCGCACTGGACGCCACCGGCGCTGGCGACGCGTTCAGCGCGGGTCTGGCGACTGCTTTACTGAATAATTTGAGCTTAACTGAGGCTTTAAGCAGAGCCTGCGCCTGCGGCGCCTTGGTTGCCAAGCATCATGGCGTATTGGGGTGCTTGCCGAGCCAAGCCGAGATTGATAACTTTATGCAAACCAATCCAAGGCCGAAAGCAGGCTAA
- a CDS encoding PEP-CTERM sorting domain-containing protein, with protein MKRQYIIAGLLLCSSPTLHAYTTFASAGAKVGGHSYPDPSPYTVLPFADGQTDSHTNAVSHAYGSVYDQGFDANTESGYSYRRQAIASADASPGILKAYASAGYFLDGPHPNNLGVVGVANAEFTDTFSIFSSKLFVDINIEYHLSGSLQGLAKVKGGLKISSYDDTFNINASEALASPLQFNCSSNINSCTGKATVSVPANWDISISGFLEVLAAANTDESHKYGDALANYGNTARIFISPVDTRQRIVSSSGFDYSPVPLPASVWLFGSGILGLLFRPRKPLWR; from the coding sequence ATGAAACGTCAATACATCATAGCTGGGCTATTACTTTGCAGCTCACCCACGCTACATGCTTATACAACATTCGCTAGCGCAGGCGCTAAAGTAGGGGGGCATTCGTATCCCGATCCATCGCCGTACACGGTATTGCCGTTTGCAGATGGTCAAACCGATTCTCATACAAACGCAGTGTCACACGCTTATGGTTCGGTTTACGATCAAGGGTTCGATGCCAACACCGAATCAGGCTATTCCTATAGAAGACAAGCAATAGCTTCAGCCGACGCTAGTCCAGGCATATTAAAAGCCTACGCCAGTGCCGGTTATTTTTTAGATGGCCCACATCCAAATAATTTGGGTGTGGTTGGAGTTGCCAATGCCGAATTCACGGATACTTTCTCTATTTTTTCGAGTAAATTATTCGTCGACATTAATATCGAATATCACTTAAGCGGCAGTTTGCAGGGGTTAGCAAAAGTCAAAGGCGGCTTAAAAATATCTTCGTACGATGACACGTTTAACATTAACGCGAGTGAGGCTTTGGCCTCCCCCCTGCAGTTTAATTGCTCATCAAACATTAACTCGTGTACCGGCAAAGCCACTGTTTCAGTACCTGCCAATTGGGATATATCGATTTCCGGTTTTTTGGAAGTTCTTGCTGCAGCCAACACCGATGAAAGCCATAAATACGGCGATGCTCTTGCCAATTACGGCAATACTGCCCGGATATTTATTAGCCCGGTAGATACGAGACAACGCATAGTCAGTAGCAGTGGTTTTGATTACTCCCCTGTACCACTTCCAGCTTCCGTTTGGCTATTTGGCAGCGGCATTCTGGGTTTGCTTTTCCGGCCGAGAAAGCCTTTATGGCGGTAA
- the cobO gene encoding cob(I)yrinic acid a,c-diamide adenosyltransferase, whose amino-acid sequence MLAQFKYAADTWAREASSMKTRDRRHGVVLVHTGEGKGKSSSAFGMVFRAAGWGMKVCVIQFIKGQWQTGEQRAATRFEEIEWHALGDGFTWDTKNPEQDIKTSREIWEFSKQKILSEEFDLVILDEINYCCGYGWISGQEIADFIKNDKPAWLHLVMTGRNAAPEVIEAADTVTEMTRIKHAYAAGIKAEQGVEF is encoded by the coding sequence ATGCTCGCTCAATTTAAATACGCTGCTGATACATGGGCCAGAGAAGCATCATCAATGAAAACCAGAGATAGAAGACACGGTGTCGTGCTAGTGCACACGGGTGAAGGTAAAGGTAAGTCCTCAAGTGCGTTTGGCATGGTGTTCCGCGCCGCCGGCTGGGGTATGAAAGTCTGCGTGATCCAATTCATCAAAGGCCAATGGCAAACCGGTGAGCAAAGGGCCGCGACGCGTTTCGAAGAAATAGAATGGCATGCCTTGGGCGACGGTTTTACCTGGGACACCAAGAACCCGGAACAGGACATCAAGACCAGTCGGGAAATTTGGGAGTTTAGTAAGCAAAAAATCCTCTCCGAAGAATTCGATCTAGTGATCCTGGACGAAATCAATTATTGCTGCGGCTACGGCTGGATCAGCGGCCAGGAAATCGCCGATTTCATCAAAAACGACAAACCCGCCTGGCTGCATTTGGTGATGACCGGCAGGAATGCGGCGCCGGAAGTCATTGAGGCTGCCGACACGGTCACCGAGATGACCAGAATCAAGCACGCTTATGCCGCCGGCATCAAGGCCGAGCAGGGCGTGGAATTTTAA
- a CDS encoding ketosteroid isomerase-related protein — protein MQQAKKLIEQYYQAFNSGDMDTFLSLLTDDVVHDINQGDREQGKTAFAEFMKKMNHHYKEQLVDMVIMANEEGTRGAAEFVVLGEYLNTDEGLPEANGQTYRLPAGAFFDIRDGKVARITNYYNLGDWIAQVDPQ, from the coding sequence ATGCAACAAGCAAAAAAACTTATCGAACAGTACTATCAAGCATTCAACAGCGGCGACATGGATACCTTTCTGAGCTTGTTGACCGATGATGTGGTACATGACATTAACCAAGGCGACCGCGAGCAAGGCAAGACCGCTTTCGCAGAGTTCATGAAAAAAATGAATCACCACTATAAAGAACAGTTGGTGGACATGGTGATTATGGCCAACGAAGAAGGCACGCGCGGCGCGGCCGAGTTTGTGGTGTTGGGCGAATACCTGAACACCGACGAAGGCCTACCGGAAGCCAATGGCCAAACCTATCGCTTGCCGGCCGGCGCGTTTTTCGATATCCGCGACGGCAAAGTAGCGCGCATCACCAACTACTACAATTTGGGCGATTGGATTGCGCAGGTTGATCCGCAGTAA
- a CDS encoding cold shock domain-containing protein, translating to MADTTILKGVLKTWKDDRGFGFIQPDNGDKDIFVHISSLKGMARRPVRGDVMFYEVARDTGGKLKAVNARIEGVAYEQKTAKPKIWLWLLALVLGLVSAAVAAYFL from the coding sequence ATGGCGGATACGACCATCCTAAAGGGTGTTTTAAAAACCTGGAAAGACGATAGAGGTTTTGGCTTTATTCAGCCGGATAATGGCGACAAAGATATTTTTGTCCATATTTCTTCGTTAAAAGGCATGGCCCGCCGTCCTGTGCGCGGCGATGTGATGTTCTATGAAGTTGCCCGCGATACCGGCGGTAAATTAAAAGCCGTCAATGCTCGCATCGAAGGCGTGGCTTACGAACAAAAAACCGCGAAACCTAAAATCTGGTTGTGGCTGCTGGCGTTGGTACTTGGTTTGGTAAGTGCGGCGGTAGCGGCTTATTTTTTATAG
- a CDS encoding DedA family protein: protein MDWLHYLTDILLHIDKHLANIISDYGTLTYAILFLVIFVETGFVVMPFLPGDSLLFAAGAFVAMDAFNLPILLGVLGAAAVLGDTVNYWIGRSIGQSAYSLSWVNREHLDRAQAFYDTYGGKTIVLARFVPIVRTFAPFVAGIGKMPYSTFILYNIVGGVAWVLICVFAGYFFGNIPLVKKNFELVVLGIVLISILPIVLEVWKARKQAKQ from the coding sequence ATGGACTGGCTACACTATTTGACCGATATTCTGCTGCACATCGATAAACATTTGGCCAATATCATCAGCGACTACGGCACGCTGACCTATGCCATTTTGTTTTTGGTGATTTTTGTCGAGACCGGTTTCGTGGTGATGCCGTTTTTGCCCGGCGATTCCCTGTTGTTTGCCGCCGGTGCGTTCGTGGCAATGGATGCTTTCAATCTGCCGATATTGCTCGGTGTCTTGGGAGCTGCGGCGGTGCTGGGCGATACCGTCAACTATTGGATAGGCCGCAGCATTGGTCAGAGCGCCTATTCGCTGAGCTGGGTAAACCGCGAACACCTTGATCGCGCCCAAGCGTTTTACGATACCTATGGCGGCAAAACCATCGTGCTGGCGCGTTTTGTACCGATTGTGCGCACCTTTGCGCCGTTCGTGGCCGGGATAGGCAAAATGCCTTACAGCACTTTCATTCTGTATAACATTGTCGGCGGAGTGGCATGGGTGTTGATCTGCGTGTTTGCCGGCTATTTCTTCGGCAATATTCCGCTGGTGAAGAAAAACTTCGAGTTGGTAGTGTTGGGCATCGTGCTGATTTCGATCTTGCCGATCGTGCTGGAAGTTTGGAAAGCCCGTAAACAAGCCAAGCAATAA
- a CDS encoding AI-2E family transporter, with amino-acid sequence MMVEMNDSQKWFVLAFILAFGGLLYVLAPVLMPFAFAAILAYLGDPVVDRLETLQFRGWRLNRTLAVVVVFSGIIFSIAALLIVIIPALEYQIGEFIDKLPSYLNWINKSVVPGLQKYLGRTIRPLREDQLINLIRSHWQDGGGVAENLIQSVSHSGAVIVGWVMNLVLIPVITFYLLRDWDDLVARIHDLFPRRFAGTVAKLASEADDVLGAFMRGQFYVMLALGIIYSVGLWLVDLELALVIGMLAGLVSFVPYMGAITGIVFACIAALLQFQDAVHLLPVLMVFAVGQSMEGMLLTPWLVGNKIGLHPVAVMFAVLAGGQLFGFLGVLLALPVASVIMVLLRHIHERYTFSGFYSKG; translated from the coding sequence ATGATGGTAGAAATGAACGATTCGCAAAAGTGGTTTGTACTGGCCTTTATATTGGCGTTCGGCGGTCTGTTGTATGTGTTGGCGCCAGTGCTGATGCCTTTTGCCTTCGCGGCGATTCTCGCCTACTTGGGCGATCCAGTCGTGGATAGGCTGGAAACTTTGCAATTCCGAGGCTGGCGTTTAAATCGGACGCTGGCGGTCGTGGTGGTTTTTTCCGGTATCATTTTTTCGATAGCGGCGCTGCTGATCGTCATTATCCCGGCCCTGGAGTATCAGATCGGTGAATTCATCGACAAACTGCCGTCGTATCTAAACTGGATAAACAAATCGGTCGTGCCGGGTTTACAAAAATATCTGGGACGGACGATTAGACCGTTGCGCGAAGATCAGTTAATCAATCTGATCAGGAGTCATTGGCAAGATGGCGGCGGCGTTGCTGAAAACCTGATTCAATCGGTCTCCCATTCCGGTGCCGTCATCGTCGGCTGGGTGATGAATCTGGTATTGATTCCGGTAATCACCTTCTATTTGCTGCGCGATTGGGACGACTTGGTGGCGCGGATTCATGATTTGTTTCCACGTCGCTTTGCCGGCACCGTCGCCAAACTCGCTAGCGAAGCCGACGATGTGCTTGGCGCGTTCATGCGCGGCCAGTTTTATGTGATGCTGGCGTTGGGCATTATTTATAGTGTCGGCTTGTGGTTGGTGGATCTGGAGTTGGCCTTGGTGATAGGCATGCTGGCGGGTTTGGTCAGTTTCGTGCCGTATATGGGCGCCATTACCGGCATCGTGTTTGCGTGCATCGCCGCGCTGCTGCAATTTCAGGATGCTGTGCATTTGTTGCCGGTTTTGATGGTTTTTGCGGTAGGGCAGAGCATGGAAGGCATGTTGTTGACGCCTTGGCTGGTCGGAAACAAAATTGGTTTGCATCCGGTAGCGGTGATGTTTGCCGTGCTGGCAGGCGGTCAGCTGTTCGGGTTTTTAGGCGTATTGTTGGCCTTGCCGGTGGCCTCGGTGATTATGGTGCTGTTGCGGCATATCCATGAGCGCTATACCTTCAGCGGTTTTTACAGCAAGGGTTAG
- a CDS encoding DUF3530 family protein, protein MRIASLFAALLLISTPVFATDSSREQDFATAIQQQLSMGQAIWLKSAGNTFLALYTDAEKTDNSRVAIILHEMGEHPDAKPLIHRLRTTLPMHNWATLAVQMPIRESGAQSDDYYPLFDEARERIDAAVEHLLKNGAKHIAIIGYGMGALMAAYRLGDKPNDVTALVSISLPVPQTTATQAQSLDLIKKVQLPFLDVYAEFDLPAVLDSARQRRMAGKDNPVYRQIRMDGEDHGYQQDYDLLVKRVYSWLTTTVSED, encoded by the coding sequence ATGCGCATTGCGTCGTTATTCGCGGCATTATTGCTAATCTCGACGCCGGTGTTTGCGACTGATAGCAGCAGAGAGCAGGACTTCGCGACGGCCATACAGCAACAATTGTCCATGGGGCAGGCGATTTGGTTAAAATCCGCCGGCAACACTTTTCTGGCGCTCTACACCGACGCGGAAAAGACCGACAATAGTCGGGTGGCAATCATACTGCACGAAATGGGCGAGCATCCCGATGCCAAGCCCTTGATTCATCGCTTGAGAACCACATTACCGATGCATAATTGGGCTACGCTTGCCGTACAGATGCCTATCAGGGAAAGCGGTGCGCAGTCTGATGACTATTACCCGCTGTTCGACGAGGCACGTGAGCGCATTGATGCGGCTGTGGAGCATCTCCTAAAAAACGGTGCGAAACATATCGCGATTATCGGCTATGGCATGGGGGCGTTGATGGCCGCGTATCGGCTCGGCGATAAACCCAATGATGTGACGGCCCTGGTATCGATTAGTTTGCCGGTGCCGCAAACGACCGCAACGCAGGCGCAAAGCCTCGATTTGATTAAAAAAGTGCAATTGCCTTTTTTGGATGTGTATGCCGAGTTCGATTTACCGGCAGTGCTCGATAGCGCCCGGCAACGGCGCATGGCCGGCAAGGATAATCCGGTGTATCGGCAGATAAGAATGGATGGCGAGGATCACGGCTATCAACAAGATTACGATTTGCTTGTAAAGCGCGTATATAGTTGGCTGACCACGACGGTCAGCGAAGATTAA
- a CDS encoding TIGR02647 family protein, which translates to MLLSEELVAEIKFLSLFNLESVQEGVKVHGNADPVLIGAAQRLFDKGLVTQHDGGYLTDLGIEVAEHAQRMLTILQSN; encoded by the coding sequence ATGCTTTTATCCGAGGAATTGGTCGCGGAAATTAAATTTTTATCCTTGTTCAATCTGGAGTCCGTACAAGAAGGTGTCAAGGTGCATGGAAATGCCGATCCGGTGTTGATCGGTGCGGCGCAACGCCTGTTCGACAAAGGTTTGGTTACCCAGCATGACGGCGGTTATCTGACCGACCTGGGTATAGAAGTGGCGGAACACGCCCAACGGATGTTGACGATTTTGCAGTCTAACTAA